AATCAGTCTCCCAATGCAGGCAAACAAAACAACTATTCCCTTGTTTAtttgggcgggggggggggctgcCGCCCAGCCAGAGGGCGGCCGGTGCCTGCCACCCGGCCGCCGGGCGGTCTCCTCCCACTAGGGACTTCCTGGtaagaaaaattaaattttatttatatataggtCCCTATCGCCCggcggggggcggcaggggggcggccgccccgcagccgggcggtaggggtataaaactgtaaattatgaaatcaaaaatatatttctgtaaaaaacatttttgaaaaatacaaaaattaaAAAGCCGCATCTTTCCGCGAACGAAAGCGAATCGAGGTGGCAACCGACGAGGTGGGTGGTTGCCGAGTCGGCCCTGTTATCGTTGTTGGGCCAAGCAAGCCCATGTTTTTTATTTGGGTAgaggttttttttatttttatatttttcaaaatcgttttttacagaaatatattttcggttttataaattacagttttgtacccctaccgcccggcaggggggcgccgggggcctgccgccctcctgccgggcggtaggcacctcattgtaaataaaatttacatttattcgcattttggcccctgggggagcctgccgccgccCGGCACTCGCCGCCcactggcggggcggtaggcgggtacctgccgcccggcaggggggcggcaggcaccCCCCTCTATATAAAAGGGCTAAGCTCCCCTCCCCCTCATTTTCTTCCCTCGACATCCAgagagggggaggagagagaggaggggtgagggagggagttgcagcggcaaagcactgccggattttggatccgaaccgcaggtaataaatatttctcaactttcttattctaaattttttgtatgtttaattctataattagtgtatgcagcagtaataatattttagcgatttaggtattgtttttattataatttatgTAGAATTTggattagtttttagaaaaaacCATTTAGGTTtattgattagttgtttaatgcgagagaaaaatttaaaaaatgctagaaaagtatatgaaaaattccgataaattatagaaaatgcagaaaaattgtagaaaatgttagacaaatttatttataaaaaattattgtacaaaaattgtagaaaatgctagaaaagtttatgaaaatttcaaataaattgtagaaaatgtagaaaacttatattttttgtgttaggtatggccgaagatacgccagctctacttgaccGAGTCATAGACTCATCGCACCAGTCCTTCCTTGCAGTGGTTCAGCGTgtgaaacttaacgtgctgcgtctacgtccaccagcggagttgattcctgttgacccacattgggtgcccaggtgatatgtcgtcggattatATTTCTGAGAATACGTTTGTTTCGTATACGTTTCCtacataatgtacttacctttgatcgttcTACTTGTCAGGTTGAGTGAGCctggtcttcttactataggccgtcttgctgagagtggtttggcaaagctggacaggtccctattgacggctctggttgatagatggaggcctgagacacacaccttccacctcccttgtggggagatgtcaccgaccctacaggacgttgcgatgctgctgggtcttcctatcagtggggatgccgtagggcctcgcgttgtcccgcctacgtggttggacgatctagaagagcgttttgcaaatattgacgtcgcgattgatgtagaggagcacccaaaagcaacaggGCCTGCCAAGTCATGGATTCTGCAGTTCCAGGTACATACCTCATTTTGTTATGAGTAATAttagagttatgcttttgactagtgcagttatgattttattttataattgatcttgtactcataaatgttcatcttttctatgcagtccgacaatttggcacatgatgttgatgaggatagcgtcactcgatcccttgaggcatacctgttgtggttgtttggatacataatgttcaacaactcacacggggcctatgtggatagggtgcttgtgccttacgcacaggagatcgcagagtcagctgtggaggaaatgcctcaatacagttggggttcagcggtacttgcagccacgtacAGTGGCCTCTgtaaggcatcggtgcaaaataagcacaatgcaattcttacaggatgtacgattctgctacagctttggtcgtacgagaggatagcaattggtcgtccgattatcgaccactcaccgtatgagccggatatgtacggtgacaccgagGATGATAGGTCGACCATGGGGGCTCTCTGGTACGCTCGTCAGGTACGGAAATGACTGCTACTCGTACTATTCTGTTGGCaattctgttgctttgtttgaccctctttgtatttcttattgGTATATATTATTAATTTCGCGCAGAAGAGTTGGACCCACGTACAGTCTCGGCGGTCCTATCCTGAGTTTGTAGTTGAGTTTGATCGGTTGACACCTGAAGACGTTgtgtgggagccctactcccagttggctataaacactcgtgcaccgttcgggatatcttcggtttgctcTCAGGACCAGGGCCTTTGGATGACAACTACAGCGTTGATGTACGACGTTTACATTGAGACCCACTGCACGGACAGAGTCAGGAGGCAGTTCGgtcaaaggcagttgtatcCTGTGCTGTCAGCATTGGATCGGTCCAACATCATGACCACATGTAACGATTCATCTGTCATTTCAGTGATAATGCATTGCTGCTTTAACTAATCAATATTTAGTTTGTCGAGGGCCGGTCAACCCTTCTCGAACATGTGGATGACAAGGGTGCAGccttgggtcgatggctgggaccAGGCAGAGGAGAACGTGGTGCTTCCGACCCCTGCACACACGGAGGCTTCGTACAGGGCATACCTGAGCTGGTACCAGCCTAAGACTCGTTGCCGCTTGATACATGCTGACATGCATCCagagccgcatgttgcgaccccacaggatggctatgcacgacatagggatgaggcattagctggggcggtgagtcaaagttatcatcgcttttcaaatactttggattagAGTGTTAATGTCTTTCTTTGCGGGACTGTACGTCAAAatatttctatccaaaatatctAAAACCACATCTAGTGCCGCACTGCACGTTCATTTGCGGAaggaggggcctgccgcccccctgccgggcagcAGGTACCCGCCTACCGCCTCGCCAGTGGGCGGCGggtacctgccgcccggcaggggggcggcaggctcccccaggGGCTAAAATGcgaataaatataaattttatttacattgaggtacaaaactgtaatttataaaaccgaaaatatatttctgtaaaaaagaattttgaaaaatataaaaataaaaaaacgcttGGGTAGATTCTGTAAATGGGCTTTTATGTAGCAAGCTAAAGTCCAATGTTTATGTGATATACACAGAGACTGGTACGTCCACTGTGACACCACTTGAGCAGTGCCCGGCACAGATTTCAGAGAAGATGATGATACAACAAACAAGAATACAAGAAGATTGTTACATAAAAAATAAAGGCTTGAACAAAACAAAATCATCTTGATGGGTGAATTCACAGGTGAAGCCAAGCCAAAGTAGGTGAACAAAATCACGACCTAACATAACACATATAGTACTGAATCCGTCTTTGTTTGAATACAGTCACGGACAGCACAACAGGCGAGCGTCCATCCAATGTCAGGAGGTATCGCATGATTTACAAAAGAAGCTTCTTACAGAACAAAAACTTTCTTATGCACAAACGAAGcaaagaagcccaagcatggaCCACCCTCCTGGCAAAGCATAAGCAATCTGGAATGTACACGCCTGTCGGTCAAAACAATCTGGGGGAAGCCTAAAAAGCAGCTAGAACAAATCCCAGAGGCCGAAGAATTTTACACGGCCTCAATCAAAATGCCCACGCTGGTTTGAAATGCTCTGCAAGCACCCAGTCTGAATCCAGTTAAGAATTCTAGGGAGCTTTCTTTGCTGTTTACCGCCGCTTCCTCCAGCTGGTCGATCTCTTATCACCTGACAGTATTCTAGGGAGGTTCAGGAGGGAATTCACCCGGGTCACACCTTCGAGCGCGGACCATTCCTCTTCCTCGTTTGTTGATATGCAATCTGCCAGGCTGCGAGCAGATCCACACCTCTCAGGCTCCTTCAAGATGGGAGGCTCATCAACTGGTACAATCTCATCAACCTCCCTTAATGTGTTGGAGTGTTGCAATGTGGCCGTGGTGATGTGCTCTTCACTGGATATATGTACATTTACATCTGCAATGTCTTCATCAACCTCAGCACTGGCATCTGGTGTTGAAACCTCCCCAGTGGTTTCCACAGTCTCCTCCTTGGGTTCCCCCTCCTGAACAGACTCAGGTGACTTCTCATGATCCAAGAATAAGCAGACAACAGCACAGTCATCACTCTTGGATGTCGGGAACTTCAATCTCCAAGATCTGACAGCACAGTCAACAAGAGCCCTAGCTGCTGTTGCCCGAGATGGTGCTGATGCTACTATGTCAACAGCCTCCTTGTTTGAGAGGACATCCCAAACCTACAGGCATTGAACTTTTCAAATATAAGAAAGTTGATGCAGCTGGAAGTTGTAAAACCTTTCTATACAAAGGTGCTAAAAAGATAAGATAACTACAAGCAGGGATTGGAAAATTAAGATACAATGCATTGGCAAGCGAATTTCTTGATAACACCACCTAAGTAACAATGATAGATGATTAGAAACATACCCCATCAGTGGCCAATATTATAAATTCATCCTTTTCAGTAAGACGCCGATATGATATCTCAGGAACAGATATTAAGCCATAATCTTTAAGGCAGAAGTCTCCAAAAGCTCTTGCCATTGCCAATCCAGGAGAGTCATTATTTGGCAACCATACTCTAGCAACATCTGGTTCATCCTGAAGAGCAAAAACTCTTCCTTTACATTGCTGGATCCTTGCAGCTTCCCCTAAACACGGAATGAAAATGAAATATTTACATCATAGTCCGATCAAAGACACCTTAAGgacaaaaaaagagaaaaagatatTATATGCAGATTAAGATGGCCTTAAGTTTGGAAGCCATGGGCATGATAACCAGCGTAATTATCTAAGTGTGAAATGAACATACTAGGAAGGTTAGGCTTCAAATCAACAGTGAGTTGCACAGCAGTTAGATTGTTGGAGGCATCTCTTGTCCCCATTATTGCTCTTGAGTCCCCAAGATTTCCAATTACAAGGTCCAATCCCTAAAAAAAGAGGCATATCTGAATTCAGAAAATTAAGTTGTATTTCTACCACTTATCTCAAAAGCTTCAATATCTGCAAATACCAGGGCAAAAGTTTAGAAGTATTCATCACCTTTTTCACCAATGTTACTGCCGTAGATCCACTGCAGAAACAATCAACTGTAGGATGCAGCTTGAGTTCTTTATCCATCAATTTGAAAGCTTTAAAGTAAGATTGCTTAAGTGGAAGAAACATCTCAGGAAGCTTGTCACTCTCATCACCATTAATGGATTCACTCCATTCATCATCAACGACAGAACCTGTTTCTTCAGAGTTGATACTTCCAGAGATGCTTCCATTTTGATGAGGACTAGAGGCCCCATTAGCACTGGTTTGCCATTGTGTGCGCAGCTTGACAGGAAGTGAATCTCTAACTTTCTTGGCAACAAAATGACCGTAAGGCCCATGGCCATCAAACACACCACAGAAGATGCTATCACTTGAATTAAAACTCTGCAGTAAGAGAAAAAAAGTCACACAATAGTCAAGTAATAGCATTTACTGCACTATATGCTGATATTTTTCTGTGTGTATCCAAAAGTCCCACCGGGTAGTAATGTCTGTAATTTTCTAAAGCAGCAGTTGTATATTCTACTGTTCAGTGAAAAAGTCTCAGTAGATAGGCTCGTTGACCAGGTTTCAACAAACTATGAAGCCAGTTAGCAGCTAGGCAAGGATAAGGAAAAACAATTATCACTTGGACCCCCAATCATCCATGCATAGAGCTAGCGAACTTAGAGAACTATAGCATGCAATAATATAGACAGAGTAGGCCGGTTTCACAACAGTTTGGACTGACCATATTTAAATTACGGGAGTATTCCTACACTGACATTAAGAAAAAGTCCTATCAGCAGTCATCAAATAACTCCTGCAACAGTGTGGTTACTCACAGTGAAATGTACAGAGATGAACAGAAAATATGTGAACTCCGGTATATAATGGAAATGTAAAAGTATAATAAAGTATGAGGAAATATTATCAAAGAGTAAAACAAAAACCTCAAGATGGAACCACAAGGCCATATTTAGTTCGAAGTTTTAACAAAATTTAAAACGTTTGTAAAGGAAATACCTCACCCTAGTTAATTAAGTACCTTTCTAGCCTTGAATATTAGCAATCAATAGCACTGCTCTGAGAATCTATAGGCATAAAGTCTTTGTTGTCCTCTGTAGAACATGATCCGCAATGCAACT
The Panicum virgatum strain AP13 chromosome 6N, P.virgatum_v5, whole genome shotgun sequence genome window above contains:
- the LOC120678783 gene encoding probable protein phosphatase 2C 66, whose translation is MGSCLSSEAPAASDGPAWRKRRRGSREGFAAGGPFSSGGKRLPGGGGEMTEDELSRVSGRMYGNGASAVACLHTQQGRKGTNQDAMVVWESFNSSDSIFCGVFDGHGPYGHFVAKKVRDSLPVKLRTQWQTSANGASSPHQNGSISGSINSEETGSVVDDEWSESINGDESDKLPEMFLPLKQSYFKAFKLMDKELKLHPTVDCFCSGSTAVTLVKKGLDLVIGNLGDSRAIMGTRDASNNLTAVQLTVDLKPNLPREAARIQQCKGRVFALQDEPDVARVWLPNNDSPGLAMARAFGDFCLKDYGLISVPEISYRRLTEKDEFIILATDGVWDVLSNKEAVDIVASAPSRATAARALVDCAVRSWRLKFPTSKSDDCAVVCLFLDHEKSPESVQEGEPKEETVETTGEVSTPDASAEVDEDIADVNVHISSEEHITTATLQHSNTLREVDEIVPVDEPPILKEPERCGSARSLADCISTNEEEEWSALEGVTRVNSLLNLPRILSGDKRSTSWRKRR